Proteins co-encoded in one Spirosoma endbachense genomic window:
- a CDS encoding efflux RND transporter periplasmic adaptor subunit: protein MNRMLILTSLCALLGLASCGHKEEEKEEEIKYQVTSPLKRDTTITNDYVSQIHSIQHIELRALEKGYLQKIFVDEGQYVRKGQLMFQILPIQYQAELLKAQAEANFVDVEYKNTKLLADSNIVSKNELALAKAKLDKAKAEVSVAQIHLGFTEVRAPFDGIMDHFQVRLGSLVNEGDLLTTLSDNSKMWVYFNVPEAEYLNYKTHAQEENLSSVNLLMANQRVYDHPGVVQTIEADFNNETGNIAFRATFPNPKGLLRHGETGNIQMTLPMKNALIIPQKATFEVLEKKYVYIVDKDNKIRSREITIAAEMPHIFVVRSGLNKDDKILLEGLRQVKENEKIQYTFVKPESVISNLSLYAE from the coding sequence ATGAATAGAATGCTCATACTCACGAGCTTGTGCGCCTTGTTGGGCTTGGCAAGTTGTGGACATAAAGAAGAAGAAAAGGAAGAGGAAATTAAGTATCAGGTTACGAGTCCATTAAAAAGAGACACAACAATCACCAATGACTACGTCTCTCAAATTCACTCTATCCAGCACATCGAATTAAGGGCACTGGAAAAAGGGTATCTGCAGAAAATTTTTGTGGACGAAGGGCAGTATGTCAGAAAAGGGCAGCTCATGTTTCAAATTCTGCCTATACAATACCAGGCTGAACTATTGAAGGCCCAGGCCGAAGCCAATTTTGTCGACGTCGAATACAAAAACACAAAGCTGCTGGCGGATAGTAATATCGTGTCGAAAAATGAATTGGCCCTGGCTAAAGCTAAGCTGGATAAGGCAAAAGCTGAAGTATCCGTAGCGCAGATCCACCTTGGATTTACGGAGGTCAGAGCGCCTTTCGATGGTATTATGGACCACTTCCAGGTACGGTTGGGCAGCCTTGTTAATGAGGGCGATTTGTTGACCACACTCTCCGACAATAGCAAAATGTGGGTGTATTTCAATGTGCCGGAAGCCGAGTACCTGAACTATAAAACGCACGCGCAAGAGGAGAATCTGAGTAGTGTCAACCTGCTGATGGCCAATCAACGGGTATATGATCATCCTGGTGTGGTTCAAACCATTGAGGCTGACTTCAACAACGAAACGGGTAACATTGCGTTCCGCGCTACATTCCCCAATCCTAAAGGGCTGTTACGGCATGGCGAAACCGGTAATATACAAATGACTTTGCCGATGAAAAACGCCCTGATCATCCCGCAGAAAGCCACCTTCGAAGTCCTGGAAAAGAAGTACGTGTATATAGTCGATAAAGACAACAAAATTCGATCGAGGGAAATCACCATAGCCGCCGAAATGCCGCACATTTTTGTCGTTCGAAGCGGTCTGAATAAAGATGATAAGATCCTTCTGGAGGGCTTACGTCAGGTAAAAGAAAACGAAAAGATACAATACACATTCGTGAAACCAGAGTCTGTTATCTCTAATCTAAGCTTGTATGCCGAGTAA
- a CDS encoding HAMP domain-containing sensor histidine kinase, producing the protein MLIRNRLTIIFTLLATAIQVTLSLLVWYFYSLYRQEEFYSRLESKARVAGRVLISRRHLHDDFFKNMVRTDLLTIVEEQISIYDHQHNLVFTNRTLKESDYYKEKIPLLATESMFEFKSGHLESIVVRYKDRGQLFYIFASGYDRIGFAKLGTLQQILLLANLLGFALIVLAGWYFSGGVLKPIADIVDEVEQITAMDLHKRVNEGNRRDEIAQLAMTFNQMLFRLEDAFVSQRSFVSHASHELRTPLTNILGTLETSLRYDQNPADWCESMEVSVEELKKVITLTNGLLGLAKVTDGTVALTSVQVDDCLLTAIGQVQAKYPGRNLPLRFMTSEDESFTVKGNATLLTTAFLNVLDNACKYSTEAVSVELIAKKEQITVTVADQGRGITEADAAHILDPLYRGKNVEDVPGYGIGLAVTQKVIDLHQGIIQITSNVNKGTSVTISLPSQA; encoded by the coding sequence ATGCTCATTCGGAATCGACTGACGATCATTTTCACATTGCTGGCTACGGCCATACAGGTCACGCTGTCGCTACTGGTGTGGTATTTCTATTCACTGTACCGACAGGAGGAATTTTATAGTAGGTTGGAGTCAAAAGCCCGCGTTGCCGGACGGGTACTAATTTCCCGGCGGCATCTGCATGATGACTTTTTTAAAAACATGGTGCGGACCGATTTGCTCACCATCGTTGAAGAGCAAATCAGCATTTACGATCACCAGCACAACCTGGTATTTACAAACCGAACTCTAAAAGAATCTGACTATTATAAAGAAAAAATACCATTGCTTGCCACCGAATCAATGTTTGAATTCAAAAGCGGGCATCTTGAGTCGATCGTAGTACGATACAAGGACCGAGGGCAACTGTTTTACATTTTTGCCTCCGGCTATGACCGGATCGGATTTGCCAAACTGGGTACGTTACAACAAATCCTGCTGCTGGCTAATTTGCTGGGTTTTGCGTTGATTGTACTTGCCGGCTGGTATTTTTCGGGGGGGGTGCTGAAGCCTATTGCCGATATTGTGGATGAGGTGGAGCAGATAACCGCCATGGATCTGCACAAACGGGTTAATGAAGGGAATCGTCGGGATGAAATCGCCCAGTTAGCCATGACTTTCAATCAGATGCTTTTTCGGCTGGAGGATGCGTTTGTCTCCCAGCGTAGTTTTGTTTCCCATGCTTCTCACGAACTGCGCACACCGCTCACCAACATTCTGGGCACGCTGGAAACTTCGCTGCGATACGACCAAAATCCAGCCGACTGGTGCGAAAGCATGGAGGTATCCGTAGAAGAACTGAAAAAAGTGATTACCCTGACCAATGGTTTGCTTGGTTTAGCTAAAGTCACCGATGGAACCGTTGCCCTGACTTCTGTTCAGGTAGATGATTGCCTGCTCACGGCCATTGGGCAAGTACAAGCCAAGTATCCGGGTCGGAACCTGCCGCTTCGATTTATGACCAGTGAGGACGAATCATTCACGGTGAAAGGGAACGCAACGCTGCTGACTACCGCTTTTTTAAACGTACTCGATAATGCCTGCAAATATTCTACCGAAGCAGTTTCGGTAGAATTAATCGCTAAAAAAGAACAAATAACAGTAACGGTAGCCGACCAGGGGCGAGGTATTACTGAAGCGGATGCTGCCCACATACTTGATCCGCTATACCGGGGGAAAAATGTAGAAGACGTGCCAGGCTATGGCATTGGTCTGGCCGTAACGCAGAAAGTCATAGACTTGCACCAGGGTATCATTCAAATCACTTCCAACGTCAATAAAGGAACCTCTGTAACCATTTCTTTGCCCAGCCAGGCATAA
- a CDS encoding TolC family protein — MSNKRLLACLGIAFIALLNAACSVPRLVGKTENKLVPASYNNSQDSTNSAKSTWKEYFTDPNLAALIDTALYNNQELNITLQEIQMANNEILARKGAYLPFVTVGGGSGVDKVSRYTSQGAADAYSEIKPGKETPEVLPNSYIGAFASWEVDIWHKLRNAKKVAVMNYLASIEGKNFQVTNLVSEIANSYYELMALDNELEIVQRNITVLTNALSIIKQEKEAAKVTELAVRRFEAEVFKTQSLQYEIQQKIVIAENRINFLVGRFPQHVQRNSQNFGTLIPAKISAGIPPQLLANRPDIRQAELQLAAAKLDVTVAKANFYPSLNISASVGVMAFNPIYLGNLPQSLIASLVGDLAGPWINKNAITATYQSANAKQIQTVYNYERTILNAYIEVVNQLSNIDNLEKKYNMKNNQVEALTQSTGISIKLFTSARADYMEVLLTQRDVLEARMELIETRMQQMNALVNTYRALGGGWK, encoded by the coding sequence ATGAGCAATAAAAGACTATTGGCTTGCTTAGGGATAGCTTTCATTGCCCTACTCAATGCCGCCTGTAGTGTTCCGCGCCTGGTTGGAAAAACAGAGAATAAACTGGTACCTGCGAGTTATAACAACTCGCAGGACTCGACCAATTCGGCAAAGAGTACCTGGAAAGAGTATTTTACCGACCCCAATCTGGCAGCCCTGATTGATACAGCTTTGTATAACAATCAGGAACTAAATATTACGCTACAGGAAATCCAGATGGCTAATAACGAAATATTAGCCAGAAAAGGGGCTTACCTACCCTTCGTTACGGTGGGTGGCGGTAGCGGTGTCGACAAGGTGTCGCGCTATACGAGTCAGGGAGCGGCCGATGCCTATTCAGAAATAAAACCGGGTAAAGAAACGCCGGAGGTTTTACCGAATTCGTATATAGGTGCCTTTGCCAGTTGGGAAGTGGATATCTGGCATAAGCTGCGTAACGCCAAAAAAGTGGCCGTAATGAATTACCTGGCTTCTATTGAAGGGAAGAATTTCCAGGTTACGAATCTGGTCTCTGAAATTGCCAATTCGTATTACGAGCTTATGGCACTCGACAATGAGCTGGAGATCGTACAGAGAAACATTACGGTTCTTACCAATGCTTTGAGTATCATAAAGCAGGAGAAAGAAGCGGCCAAAGTAACCGAACTGGCCGTGCGCAGGTTTGAAGCTGAGGTATTTAAAACCCAAAGCCTTCAGTACGAAATTCAGCAAAAGATTGTCATAGCAGAAAACCGGATTAACTTTCTGGTGGGTAGATTTCCGCAACATGTTCAACGGAATTCCCAGAATTTTGGCACTTTAATTCCTGCCAAAATTTCGGCAGGTATCCCACCCCAGTTGTTAGCCAATCGCCCTGATATCCGACAGGCTGAATTGCAACTGGCGGCAGCCAAGCTGGACGTAACGGTGGCTAAAGCAAATTTTTATCCTTCGTTAAACATTTCAGCATCAGTGGGCGTCATGGCCTTTAATCCGATCTATCTGGGAAATCTTCCTCAATCATTGATCGCTTCGCTGGTTGGTGATTTAGCCGGTCCCTGGATCAATAAGAATGCCATTACGGCTACGTATCAAAGTGCCAATGCCAAGCAAATTCAGACCGTTTATAATTACGAGCGAACAATTCTGAATGCCTACATCGAAGTTGTCAATCAGTTGTCGAATATTGATAACCTGGAGAAAAAGTACAACATGAAGAATAACCAGGTGGAGGCACTTACCCAGTCGACTGGTATATCGATCAAGTTATTTACTTCAGCCAGAGCCGATTATATGGAAGTGCTGCTAACTCAACGCGATGTGCTGGAAGCACGAATGGAGCTTATTGAAACCAGAATGCAACAAATGAATGCGCTGGTCAATACGTACCGGGCGCTTGGTGGTGGATGGAAATAA
- a CDS encoding response regulator — MKILVVEDEERLASFIRKGISAEGYEVELAYDGRTGLALFRRDEYDIIILDVNLPHINGFDLCRLIRSENETVPVLMLTALDSLADKSNGFNAGADDYLAKPFEFHELILRLRALSRRNGSKLKQVLRLADLELNLDTKAVTRAGKRIDLTTREYSLIEYMMLNKGRIISRVDISERVWSLNFDNNSNVIDVYISYIRKKIDKGFSPKLLHTIVGMGYVLREE; from the coding sequence ATGAAAATCCTGGTAGTTGAAGACGAAGAACGGTTGGCCTCTTTTATTCGCAAGGGTATATCGGCCGAAGGTTACGAAGTCGAGCTCGCCTATGATGGACGTACTGGCCTGGCATTGTTTCGCAGGGATGAATATGATATTATTATACTGGATGTCAATTTGCCACACATCAACGGCTTTGATCTGTGCCGGTTGATACGGTCGGAAAACGAGACTGTACCCGTACTGATGCTAACCGCACTGGATAGCCTGGCCGATAAGTCGAATGGTTTTAACGCCGGGGCTGACGATTACCTGGCCAAGCCGTTTGAGTTTCATGAATTGATTTTGCGCCTTAGAGCATTATCGCGCCGGAACGGTTCCAAACTAAAGCAAGTACTCCGGCTGGCTGATCTGGAATTGAACCTCGATACCAAAGCCGTGACACGCGCTGGCAAGCGCATTGACCTGACTACCCGCGAATACTCTTTAATTGAGTATATGATGCTCAACAAAGGAAGAATCATTTCGCGGGTAGACATCAGCGAGCGGGTATGGAGCCTGAATTTTGACAACAATAGTAATGTTATTGATGTGTATATCAGTTACATACGCAAAAAGATCGACAAAGGCTTTTCGCCGAAGCTATTACATACCATTGTTGGAATGGGGTATGTGCTTAGGGAGGAGTAA
- a CDS encoding sugar phosphate isomerase/epimerase family protein: MNAKPLSDLSQLCVHTITTKPWPIDVAAKNFSEAGIGGITVWRNALTGRDIKQTGQLLRDLNLTVVSLCRGGFFPHSEAVGRQVAIDDNKRAIEEAYALGAPLIVLVCGAVPDQPLTESRKQIQDGIMAILPDAEAAGVKLAIEPLHPMYADNRSAINTLSQANDMAEAINSPWVGVAVDVYHLWWDPMLESEIARCGKNENLYAFHICDWKTPTTDFLNDRGLMGEGCINVRQIRGWVEAAGFNGFNEVEIFSNRYWSEDQSVFLDKIKQGYLHHS, translated from the coding sequence ATGAATGCAAAACCCTTAAGCGATTTGTCGCAGCTCTGCGTCCATACTATCACGACCAAACCCTGGCCAATTGACGTGGCAGCCAAAAACTTTTCGGAAGCAGGCATCGGCGGCATTACGGTATGGCGCAATGCACTGACAGGACGAGACATTAAGCAAACGGGTCAGTTACTTCGCGACCTCAACCTCACGGTCGTTTCGCTGTGTCGGGGTGGTTTTTTCCCTCATTCTGAAGCCGTTGGTCGACAGGTAGCGATCGACGACAACAAACGAGCCATCGAAGAGGCTTATGCGCTGGGCGCACCCTTGATCGTGCTCGTATGCGGAGCCGTTCCAGATCAGCCACTGACCGAATCCCGAAAACAGATTCAGGATGGGATAATGGCTATTCTCCCCGATGCCGAGGCAGCCGGAGTCAAACTGGCGATCGAGCCTTTACACCCGATGTACGCTGATAATCGCTCGGCAATCAACACCTTAAGTCAGGCTAACGATATGGCTGAGGCCATTAATTCACCCTGGGTAGGCGTTGCGGTAGATGTCTATCATCTTTGGTGGGACCCAATGCTCGAAAGTGAAATTGCCCGATGCGGTAAAAATGAGAACCTTTACGCTTTTCATATCTGCGACTGGAAAACACCAACGACCGACTTCCTGAATGATCGGGGACTAATGGGCGAAGGGTGTATTAATGTCCGGCAAATTCGCGGCTGGGTTGAGGCTGCGGGCTTCAACGGTTTCAATGAAGTCGAAATCTTTTCAAACCGCTACTGGTCCGAGGATCAGTCGGTTTTTCTTGACAAAATAAAGCAGGGTTATCTGCATCATTCATAA
- a CDS encoding glycoside hydrolase family 88 protein, producing MQINNSLQPVDLSTKLTQFWELSGQKIRLIEQRYDVSKGSPVFTVQGQYTTRGWTEWTQGFQFGSAIIQYDATNDIEFLEIGRQKTLDLMAPHISHIGVHDHGFNNVSTYGNLLRLMREGRIPQNDWEQNFYELALKISGAVQASRWTTIKNGGFISSFNGPHSLFVDTIRSCRALTLSHALGHVFQGEGDVKINLLERALQHIKATADYSVFYGEGRDSYDLWGRTAHESVFNVKDGNFRCPNSQQGYSGFTTWTRGLAWAMCGFAEELEWLATRDDAELEPFGGRASIDAFMLKAATATCDFFIEHTPIDGIPYWDTGAPNLHRLGDYLNRPADPYNDVEPVDSSAAAIGAQGLLRLGKYLLSTGSTEAGQRYWQAGLTVLDTLFSEPYLSTNPTHQGLILHSIYHQPNGWDYVPAGSKIANGESSMWGDYHAREAALYLQRIIRNEPYYTFFNCLP from the coding sequence ATGCAGATTAACAATTCCTTACAACCCGTTGACCTCTCAACCAAGCTTACCCAGTTCTGGGAGCTCTCTGGCCAGAAAATTCGTCTCATCGAACAGCGCTACGACGTTTCAAAAGGCTCCCCGGTTTTCACTGTACAGGGCCAGTATACCACTCGTGGCTGGACCGAATGGACACAGGGTTTTCAGTTTGGCTCGGCTATTATACAATATGACGCAACCAATGACATTGAGTTTCTGGAAATAGGTCGCCAGAAAACACTCGATCTGATGGCTCCCCACATCAGTCACATCGGTGTTCATGACCACGGTTTCAACAATGTCAGCACCTACGGAAATCTACTCCGATTGATGCGTGAAGGTCGCATTCCGCAAAATGACTGGGAGCAAAATTTTTACGAATTAGCACTGAAAATCTCCGGAGCGGTTCAGGCAAGTCGCTGGACAACTATAAAAAATGGTGGCTTTATCAGTTCCTTCAACGGGCCGCACTCACTGTTTGTCGATACCATCCGCTCGTGCCGGGCTCTGACGCTAAGTCATGCGTTAGGACATGTTTTTCAGGGCGAAGGTGACGTTAAAATTAATCTGCTGGAGCGAGCTCTCCAGCATATAAAAGCTACCGCCGACTATTCGGTATTCTACGGCGAAGGGCGTGATTCGTATGATTTATGGGGACGAACTGCACACGAAAGCGTTTTTAATGTAAAAGATGGCAACTTCCGGTGCCCTAATTCGCAGCAGGGTTACTCGGGTTTCACCACCTGGACACGCGGCCTGGCCTGGGCAATGTGCGGCTTTGCCGAAGAATTGGAATGGCTGGCCACCCGTGACGATGCCGAACTGGAACCTTTCGGCGGCAGGGCCAGTATTGATGCGTTTATGCTCAAAGCTGCTACGGCAACCTGCGATTTTTTTATCGAGCATACACCCATAGATGGAATTCCTTACTGGGATACAGGAGCCCCAAACCTCCATCGACTGGGAGACTACCTTAACCGACCGGCAGATCCGTATAATGATGTGGAGCCGGTCGATAGTTCGGCAGCGGCCATTGGTGCACAGGGATTGTTACGGCTGGGAAAATACCTCCTGTCGACTGGATCTACTGAGGCCGGGCAACGCTATTGGCAAGCCGGACTAACCGTACTCGATACGCTGTTTTCCGAACCCTATCTGAGCACAAATCCAACGCATCAGGGGTTGATTTTACATTCGATTTATCACCAGCCCAACGGTTGGGATTATGTACCAGCGGGCAGTAAGATCGCAAATGGGGAATCAAGTATGTGGGGTGATTATCACGCCCGCGAAGCGGCCCTTTATCTCCAGCGAATCATCCGGAACGAGCCTTATTATACCTTTTTCAACTGCCTGCCATGA
- a CDS encoding efflux RND transporter permease subunit: MFSKFIRRPVFAIVISIMIVFIGILAIQKLPISQFPDIAPTTVNIFIAYPGSSADVLVKSTLITLEQAINGVQDMRYIATDATSAGEATLRIIFEPGTDPNVAVIRVKTRVDQVMPLLPELVQREGVIISPVQPSMLMYVNLYSKEKSIDEKFLFNYATVKMIPEIQRTKGIARAQILGSRRYAMRLWLNPERMRAYNISTEEVMKAVGEQSIIGRPGRIGQSSGIAAQSLEYVLTYKGRYNKPEEYEGIIIRANSAGESIHLRDIARVELGSEFFDIYSNLDGHASAAIVLRQNYGSNASDVIEEVKKKLEVMKESFPPGVDYKISYDVSNFLDASIEQVIDTLRDAFLLVALVVFIFLGDWRSTLIPILAVPVSLIGAFFVIQAFGLSINLITLFALVLAIGIVVDDAIVVVEAVHAKMEEEPNLSPFGAVRKVLGEISGAIIAITLVMVSVFLPISFMSGPVGTFYRQFSITMASSIVISALIALTLTPVLCAMLLKNHHGHPERKKNFLTKGIDSFNRVFDKLTGRYVGLLKLIVSRRVVTFIILLGFCAGIFYENTVLPAGFIPNEDQSTIYAIIQTPPGSTLEKTNQVSRNLQKICEEVPGIESVSSLAGYEIMTEGRGSNAGTCLINLKPWGDRDKNVKEIMEELEGKTRNLGAVVEFFEPPAIPGFGTSGGFSMRLLDKTTDTDYREFDKINKEFMANLGKRKELTGLFTFFAANYPQYELEIDNNLAMQKGVSIGKAMDNLNIMIGSTYEQGFTKFNQFFKVYVQSDPKYRRLPSDLLKLFVKNDAGDMVPYSAFMRLKKGQGPNEITRFNLYNSAAIQGLPAKGYTTADAIQAIREVAKKTLPRGYDIAFEGLSYDESIRGNESLYVFLIVLAFVYFVLAAQYESFIIPLAVVFSLPVGIFGSFLLLKLMGLENNIYAQIGLIMLVGLLGKNAVLIVEFAVQKRHQGETILNAAIEGARVRFRPILMTSFAFVAGLIPLISATGAGAIGNRTIGASAMGGMLFGTIFGVIIIPGLYYIFGSLADGRKMIKDEEDDSLTENLVHSVDIFPQTEEV; the protein is encoded by the coding sequence ATGTTCAGTAAATTCATTCGCAGACCTGTATTCGCTATCGTGATCTCGATCATGATAGTCTTTATCGGCATACTGGCTATCCAGAAATTGCCTATTTCTCAATTCCCTGATATTGCTCCCACAACCGTAAATATATTCATTGCTTATCCCGGCTCCAGTGCCGATGTATTGGTAAAATCAACGCTGATTACATTGGAACAGGCAATCAATGGCGTTCAGGATATGCGGTATATTGCGACCGATGCAACCAGCGCCGGTGAAGCTACCCTCCGGATTATTTTTGAACCGGGGACAGACCCCAACGTGGCCGTTATACGGGTGAAAACGAGGGTGGATCAGGTTATGCCACTCCTGCCCGAACTGGTTCAGCGTGAAGGGGTTATTATTTCGCCTGTGCAACCCAGTATGTTGATGTACGTCAATCTCTATTCCAAGGAAAAGAGTATTGACGAAAAATTCTTGTTCAACTACGCCACCGTTAAAATGATCCCCGAAATCCAGCGGACTAAAGGGATCGCCAGGGCACAAATATTGGGTAGCCGGCGGTATGCGATGCGCCTATGGTTAAACCCTGAGCGCATGCGGGCCTATAATATCTCCACCGAAGAAGTCATGAAGGCCGTAGGGGAGCAGAGTATTATCGGTCGGCCAGGCCGGATCGGTCAAAGCTCCGGTATAGCTGCCCAGTCGCTGGAATATGTACTCACCTACAAAGGACGGTATAACAAGCCGGAAGAGTATGAGGGTATCATTATCCGGGCCAATTCAGCCGGTGAAAGCATACACTTACGGGATATAGCCCGCGTTGAATTGGGAAGTGAATTCTTTGACATCTATTCGAACCTGGATGGCCATGCGTCGGCAGCCATTGTATTGCGGCAAAACTATGGTAGTAATGCCAGTGACGTTATTGAAGAAGTAAAAAAGAAGCTCGAAGTAATGAAAGAATCCTTCCCTCCGGGAGTGGATTACAAAATCAGCTATGACGTGTCCAACTTCCTGGATGCCTCAATCGAGCAGGTAATTGATACGTTGCGGGATGCATTTTTACTGGTTGCCTTAGTTGTTTTCATATTCCTGGGCGATTGGCGTTCAACCCTGATACCGATCCTCGCGGTTCCGGTATCCTTGATCGGGGCGTTTTTCGTCATTCAGGCTTTTGGGCTTTCCATCAATTTAATTACCCTCTTTGCCCTGGTACTGGCCATTGGTATTGTGGTGGATGATGCCATTGTGGTCGTTGAGGCCGTCCATGCCAAGATGGAAGAAGAGCCGAATCTATCACCCTTTGGTGCGGTTAGAAAAGTGCTTGGTGAGATTAGCGGAGCTATTATCGCCATTACCCTGGTAATGGTATCGGTATTCCTGCCTATCTCCTTCATGTCGGGTCCGGTCGGTACGTTCTATCGTCAATTCTCGATCACTATGGCCAGTTCCATTGTGATTTCGGCCCTGATCGCCCTGACACTTACGCCCGTGTTATGTGCCATGTTGTTGAAAAATCACCATGGCCATCCCGAACGGAAGAAAAACTTCCTGACCAAAGGGATCGATAGTTTCAACCGGGTGTTTGACAAACTTACCGGACGATACGTTGGCTTGTTAAAATTAATCGTTAGCCGACGAGTCGTTACGTTCATCATATTATTGGGTTTCTGCGCAGGAATATTCTATGAGAATACCGTTCTGCCAGCCGGATTTATTCCGAACGAGGACCAGAGTACGATTTATGCGATTATCCAGACGCCACCGGGTTCTACCCTGGAAAAAACCAACCAGGTTTCCCGAAACCTTCAGAAAATTTGTGAAGAAGTTCCGGGTATAGAATCGGTATCGTCGCTGGCCGGTTACGAGATTATGACCGAAGGCCGGGGTTCCAATGCCGGTACGTGTCTGATCAACCTGAAACCTTGGGGAGATCGAGACAAAAACGTGAAGGAAATCATGGAAGAACTGGAAGGTAAGACGAGAAATCTTGGCGCTGTGGTTGAATTCTTCGAACCACCGGCTATTCCTGGATTTGGTACGTCAGGCGGTTTTTCCATGCGCTTATTGGATAAAACGACCGATACCGACTACCGTGAGTTTGATAAGATCAACAAAGAATTCATGGCGAATTTGGGCAAGCGTAAAGAGCTGACTGGCTTGTTTACCTTTTTTGCCGCGAATTATCCGCAATACGAACTGGAGATCGACAATAATCTGGCCATGCAGAAAGGCGTGTCTATCGGAAAAGCGATGGATAACCTTAATATCATGATTGGCAGTACCTACGAACAAGGGTTTACCAAGTTTAACCAGTTCTTCAAAGTGTATGTGCAGTCTGATCCTAAGTACAGAAGGCTTCCATCCGATCTTTTAAAGCTTTTTGTCAAAAACGATGCGGGTGATATGGTGCCCTACTCAGCATTCATGCGGCTTAAAAAAGGTCAGGGACCGAATGAAATTACCCGCTTCAATTTGTACAATTCTGCCGCCATTCAGGGCCTTCCGGCGAAAGGATATACAACAGCAGATGCCATACAGGCCATACGGGAAGTTGCCAAAAAGACCCTGCCAAGAGGATACGATATCGCTTTTGAAGGCCTTTCCTACGACGAATCGATCCGGGGAAATGAGTCTCTGTATGTGTTCCTGATTGTATTGGCCTTCGTTTACTTTGTGTTGGCAGCCCAGTACGAAAGCTTTATCATTCCGTTGGCTGTAGTGTTCTCGCTGCCGGTTGGGATATTTGGTTCGTTTTTGCTGCTCAAGTTAATGGGGCTGGAAAACAACATCTATGCCCAGATCGGACTCATTATGCTGGTTGGTCTGTTGGGTAAAAATGCCGTACTGATCGTGGAGTTTGCCGTTCAGAAACGCCATCAGGGAGAAACAATTCTGAACGCAGCCATTGAAGGGGCCAGGGTCCGTTTCCGCCCGATCTTAATGACCTCATTTGCCTTTGTTGCCGGACTGATACCGCTGATAAGTGCAACCGGTGCCGGCGCTATTGGTAACCGTACCATTGGTGCTTCAGCCATGGGTGGTATGTTATTCGGCACCATTTTCGGGGTCATAATCATTCCTGGATTGTACTACATATTTGGCAGTTTGGCTGATGGCAGAAAGATGATTAAAGATGAAGAAGATGATTCTTTAACCGAAAATCTGGTTCATTCAGTTGACATTTTCCCACAAACAGAAGAAGTTTAA